The proteins below come from a single Onychomys torridus chromosome 18, mOncTor1.1, whole genome shotgun sequence genomic window:
- the Ip6k3 gene encoding inositol hexakisphosphate kinase 3, giving the protein MVVLRSTDKANSGVGVPLAPFLHQVGGHLSMLQYDAHTVCKPLVSQEQKFYESLPLAMRCFTPQYKGTITVRLRRDSRGHLGLVANPLKENLEPLQVSPDSRAVAIWQTLQQTVSSDSGPRPLAQLACSLKESTAKVLLSSDCCLSPQASPLVVESAGGSQVERRGFNPWGLHCHQAHLTRLCTEYPQDKRHRFLLLENVVSQYKQPCILDLKMGTRQHGDDASEEKKARHMKKCAQSTSACLGVRICGMQVYQTEKKSFLCKDKYYGRKLSEEGFKQALSQFLHDGTRLRTELLEPILGRLQALLTVIRSQSSYRFYSSSLLIIYDGQEPPQNTPETTQGSPSGDPAKVDVRMIDFAHTTYKGSWNEHITHEGPDPGYIFGLENLIGILQDIQEGE; this is encoded by the exons ATGGTGGTACTGCGCAGCACGGACAAGGCGAACAGCGGGGTAGGTGTGCCGCTGGCACCCTTCCTGCACCAGGTCGGTGGCCACCTGAGTATGCTGCAGTATGATGCGCACACGGTATGCAAGCCCCTCGTCTCCCAAGAGCAGAAGTTCTATGAGTCCCTGCCCCTGGCCATGAGGTGCTTCACTCCACAGTACAAAG GAACCATCACAGTGCGCCTCCGGAGGGACAGCAGAGGCCATCTTGGCCTGGTGGCCAACCCACTGAAGGAGAACTTGGAGCCTCTGCAGGTCTCCCCAGATTCCAGAGCGGTAGCCATCTGGCAGACACTTCAGCAGACTGTCAGCAGTGACAGCGGCCCCCGTCCCCTGGCCCAGCTGGCATGCTCACTCAAGGAAAG CACGGCCAAGGTGCTTCTGAGCTCCGACTGCTGCCTCAGTCCCCAGGCCTCCCCGCTGGTGGTGGAAAGTGCTGGTGGGAGCCAGGTGGAGAGAAGGGGCTTTAACCCATGGGGCCTACACTGTCACCAAGCTCACCTGACGCGCCTGTGCACTGAGTACCCACAGGACAAGCGGCACC GGTTCTTGCTCTTGGAAAATGTGGTGTCACAATACAAGCAGCCGTGCATCTTGGATCTAAAGATGGGGACCCGGCAGCATGGTGATGATGCATCTGAGGAGAAGAAGGCCCGTCACATGAAGAAGTGTGCACAGAGTACTTCAGCCTGCCTGGGGGTGCGCATCTGCGGCATGCAG GTTTATCAAACTGAAAAGAAGAGTTTTCTCTGCAAAGATAAGTACTATGGAAGGAAGCTCTCAGAGGAGGGATTCAAACAAGCCCTTTCTCAGTTTCTCCATGATGGAACCCGCCTACGCACAGAGCTCCTGGAGCCCATCCTTGGCAGGCTGCAGGCCTTGCTCACGGTCATCAGGAGCCAGAGTTCTTACCGATTCTACTCCAGCTCCCTCCTCATAATCTATGATGGGCAGGAGCCTCCTCAGAATACTCCTGAGACCACCCAGGGCAGCCCTTCCGGTGACCCCGCCAAAGTCGACGTCCGAATGATCGACTTCGCTCACACGACCTACAAGGGTTCCTGGAATGAGCACATCACCCACGAGGGACCAGATCCTGGCTATATTTTTGGCCTGGAAAACCTCATCGGAATTctgcaggatatccaagagggaGAATAA